The following coding sequences are from one Rutidosis leptorrhynchoides isolate AG116_Rl617_1_P2 chromosome 11, CSIRO_AGI_Rlap_v1, whole genome shotgun sequence window:
- the LOC139877215 gene encoding uncharacterized protein → MAEEIMRIDDKKKRNERFGKRSKGLLKKARELAIMCDAEVGLVMISDNGKLKEYASSDRVFERYNNNNNSISGTASTSNVDNNQAESASEPPPSEPNVVKTQDICNKCCEYKDCNMVLQNQLKRADDLILNLEAEKSELLKNQSALFMKDCMQKEALNKEIEILKAKVCSFKKQCCKKRKKRGCRRILECPVPK, encoded by the exons ATGGCTGAAGAGATAATGAGAATTGAtgacaaaaaaaaaagaaatgaaaGATTTGGAAAAAGATCTAAGGGGCTCTTAAAAAAAGCTAGGGAGTTGGCTATTATGTGTGATGCTGAAGTTGGTCTTGTGATGATCTCAGACAATGGAAAACTAAAGGAATATGCAAGCTCGGACCGGGTCTTTGAgagatacaacaacaacaacaatagtatATCAGGGACAGCATCTACATCAAACGTGGATAATAATCAAGCTGAGTCAGCGTCTGAGCCACCACCATCTGAGCCTAATGTg GTGAAAACACAAGACATTTGCAATAAGTGCTGCGAATATAAGGACTGCAATATGGTTCTTCAAAATCAGCTTAAAAGAGCCGATGATCTCATCTTGAATTTGGAGGCCGAGAAATCTGAACTATTGAAAAACCAATCAGCCTTATTCATGAAA GATTGTATGCAAAAAGAAGCTTTGAACAAAGAAATTGAGATCCTGAAAGCAAAAGTTTGTTCTTTTAAaaagcagtgttgtaaaaaacggaaaaaacgggggtgtagacggattttggagtgccccgtccc aaaatag
- the LOC139876442 gene encoding hsp70 nucleotide exchange factor FES1-like, with protein sequence MSKEGPQWDGLLKWSIANSDGTGNPRNLSEEDRKWLMEAMQAQTIDVVKRMKEITLVMQTPDNILEQQGVTPTDIEDMLDELQDHAESIDNANDLNSIGGLVPLLNYLRNTHANIRAKAAEIVGVIVQNNPKSQQLVMDANGMEPLLSNFVSDPDVTVRTKSLGALYCLIWHNKPAIAAFRLANGYAALKDALSSESVRFQRKALNLIHYLIQENPSDCNVVTKLGFPRIMTHLVSSEDSEVREGALRGLYELAKDKTVNSDNSTHEDDEKLKQALEERINDISMMSSEDLAAVRDERQLVDSLWAAHYNEPSPLRAKGLVVLPGVDVNEPPPDVASKVFHSPLRGST encoded by the exons ATGTCGAAAGAAGGACCTCAATGGGATGGTTTGCTCAAATGGAGTATTGCTAATTCCGATGGTACTGGAAACCCTAGAAACTTAAG TGAGGAGGATCGAAAATGGCTCATGGAAGCTATGCAAGCTCAAACGATTGACGTGGTCAAGCGTATGAAAGAAATAACTCTTGTTATGCAAACTCCTGATAATATCCTCGAACAGCAAGGTGTAACACCAACAGACATTGAAG ATATGTTGGACGAGCTTCAGGATCATGCTGAGTCTATTGATAATGCCAATG ATCTTAATTCTATTGGCGGTTTGGTCCCTCTACTGAATTATTTGAGGAACACTCACGCTAATATACGAGCCAAGGCTGCAGAGATTGTAGGTGTTATTGTCCAAAATAATCCTAAGAGTCAGCAACTTGTTATGGATGCAAATGGCATGGAACCTTTGCTTTCAAATTTCGTTTCTGATCCGGATGTTACCGTACGGACCAAGTCGCTCGGTGCACTATATT GTCTGATTTGGCACAACAAGCCAGCCATTGCAGCATTTCGTCTTGCAAATGGATATGCTGCCCTCAAAGATGCTCTGAGCTCTGAAAGTGTCCGATTCCAAAG GAAAGCACTTAACTTGATACATTATTTGATTCAAGAGAACCCTAGTGACTGCAATGTTGTTACCAAGCTCGGTTTTCCACGCATCATGACTCATCTCGTCTCTAGTGAAGATTCAGAAGTACGTGAAGGTGCATTAAGGGGTCTTTACGAGCTTGCCAAGGACAAAACAGTAAATTCAGACAATAGCACACACGAAGATGATGAAAAATTAAAGCAAGCCCTTGAAGAAAGGATTAATGATATCAGTATGATGTCATCTGAAGATCTTGCTGCTGTCAGGGACGAAAGACAGCTTGTTGACTCCCTGTGGGCCGCACACTATAACGAACCATCTCCCCTTAGAGCAAAGGGACTTGTGGTTCTTCCTGGTGTGGATGTCAATGAACCACCCcctgatgttgcatccaaagtgtTTCATTCTCCTCTTCGAGGTTCGACCTAA
- the LOC139877217 gene encoding hsp70 nucleotide exchange factor FES1-like, with protein sequence MEAMQAQTIDVVKRMKEITLVMQTPDNILEQQGICWTSFRNQDHAESIDNANDLDSIGGLVPLLNYLRNTHANIRAKAAEIVGVIVQNNPKSQQLVMDANGMEPLLSNFVSDPDVDKLFFSQICISQRPGDPLFLTDVTVRTKSLGALYCLIWHNKPAIAAFRLANGYAALKDALSSESVRFQRKALNLIHYLIQENPSDCNVVTKLGFPRIMTHLVSSEDSEVREGALRGLYELAKDKTVNSDNSTHEDDEKLKQALEERINDISMMSSEDLAAVRDERQLVDSLWAAHYNEPSPLRAKGLVVLPGVDVNEPPPDVASKVFHSPLRGST encoded by the exons ATGGAAGCTATGCAAGCTCAAACGATTGACGTGGTCAAGCGTATGAAAGAAATAACTCTTGTTATGCAAACTCCTGATAATATCCTCGAACAGCAAGGT ATATGTTGGACGAGCTTCAGGAATCAGGATCATGCTGAGTCTATTGATAATGCCAATG ATCTTGATTCTATTGGCGGTTTGGTCCCTCTACTGAATTATTTGAGGAACACACACGCTAATATACGAGCCAAGGCTGCAGAGATTGTAGGTGTTATTGTCCAAAATAATCCTAAGAGTCAGCAACTTGTTATGGATGCAAATGGCATGGAACCTTTGCTTTCAAATTTTGTTTCTGATCCGGATGTTGATA agttgtttttctctcaaatttgtatctcccaacgtccaggcgatcctctcttcctaacagatGTTACCGTACGGACCAAGTCGCTCGGTGCACTATATT GTCTGATTTGGCACAACAAGCCAGCCATTGCAGCATTTCGTCTTGCAAATGGATATGCTGCCCTCAAAGATGCTCTGAGCTCTGAAAGTGTCCGATTCCAAAG GAAAGCACTTAACTTGATACATTATTTGATTCAAGAGAACCCTAGTGACTGCAATGTTGTTACCAAGCTCGGTTTTCCACGCATCATGACTCATCTCGTCTCTAGTGAAGATTCAGAAGTACGTGAAGGTGCATTAAGGGGTCTTTACGAGCTTGCCAAGGACAAAACAGTAAATTCAGACAATAGCACACACGAAGATGATGAAAAATTAAAGCAAGCCCTTGAAGAAAGGATTAATGATATCAGTATGATGTCATCTGAAGATCTTGCTGCTGTCAGGGACGAAAGACAGCTTGTTGACTCCCTGTGGGCCGCACACTATAACGAACCATCTCCCCTTAGAGCAAAGGGACTTGTGGTTCTTCCTGGTGTGGATGTCAATGAACCACCCcctgatgttgcatccaaagtgtTTCATTCTCCTCTTCGAGGTTCGACCTAA
- the LOC139876443 gene encoding thaumatin-like protein: protein MIDILMDGFSEQPSYHQESTFVYHLVPNLERNLMGSRKVSKTSYMKDGVQIILVNNCRETIWPGLQGGAGHPSPKDGGFQLGGAQEVVVDVPDKWSGRIWGRQGCLFDTNGKGTCATGGCSGQLHCQGTGGEPPATVVEMTLGSSDSPLHFYDVSLVDGFNLPVAMAPIGGGAGCGRAECEVDLNVCCPSALEVKVGGKVVGCKSACLAMGSPKYCCTGEYANPKTCKPTVFSKLFKAICPKAYSYAFDDTSSLNKCRASRYVITFCPPK from the exons ATGATCGATATTCTCATGGATGGATTCTCGGAACAGCCCTCTTATCATCAAGAATCAACTTTCGTGTATCATCTAGTGCCAAATCTAGAACGAAATTTGATGGGGTCTCGAAAAGTTTCGAAAACATCATATATGAAAG ATGGGGTTCAGATAATTCTAGTCAACAACTGCAGAGAAACAATATGGCCAGGTTTACAAGGTGGAGCGGGTCACCCAAGCCCAAAAGACGGTGGTTTCCAATTAGGTGGGGCCCAAGAAGTAGTTGTCGATGTACCAGATAAATGGTCAGGGAGAATATGGGGAAGGCAAGGTTGTCTTTTCGACACTAACGGAAAAGGTACTTGCGCAACTGGTGGTTGTTCTGGGCAGTTACACTGTCAGGGCACAGGTGGTGAACCGCCAGCAACGGTGGTGGAAATGACGTTAGGGTCATCTGATTCACCCTTGCATTTCTACGATGTAAGTTTGGTGGACGGATTTAATTTACCGGTTGCAATGGCGCCGATTGGTGGTGGTGCAGGGTGTGGTAGGGCCGAGTGTGAGGTCGATTTGAACGTGTGTTGTCCGTCAGCGCTTGAAGTGAAGGTTGGAGGTAAAGTTGTAGGATGTAAGAGTGCGTGTTTAGCAATGGGGTCACCTAAGTATTGTTGTACGGGTGAGTATGCGAATCCAAAGACATGTAAACCTACTGTTTTTTCAAAGCTTTTTAAGGCGATATGTCCCAAAGCTTATAGTTATGCTTTTGATGACACTTCGAGTCTTAACAAGTGCAGGGCCTCACGATATGTTATCACGTTCTGCCCTCCTAAATGA